The Anabaena sp. PCC 7108 region TAATTGGTCGGGGCCTGTGGTTTTTTGTCGCAGTAGAACTTCTACCTGTTTGGGGTCGAGGTCTGCGGGGGTGAGGTCTTTGGGAATGGAAGCGGTGACAACACCATCACCATTTTCGACTTCGATGTAAGGGCCATATTTACCAATACGGACTTTAGCATCTAAATTTTCTAATACTACGGTTCTAGCAATAGTGGCATCAATTTGACTTTCTTGTTCCCTCACCAGAGTTTCTAAACCTTGCTCACCCAGATAAAATTTCTGCAAGTAGGGCAACCATTTGGCTTCACCTGTGGAGATATCATCTAGGGTTTGCTCCATTTTTGAGGTAAAGCTGGGGTCAACAATGTCAGGGAAATGTTTCTCCAGTAAGTCAGTGACAGCAAAAGCGGTGAAGGTAGGAATCAAGGCATTACTCACCAACTGGGCATAACCTTTGTCGATGATAGTGCCGATGATGCTGGCGTAGGTACTAGGACGACCAATACCTTCGCTTTCTAAGGTTTTGACTAAACTTGCTTCGGTGTACCTAGCTGGGGGCTGGGTTTCATGTCCCACCGCTTCTAGTTCTGTACAAGTTGGATGATCCCCAACTTTTAAGGGTGGTAAAATTACTTCTTGGTCTTCTAATGCGGCTTCGGGATCATCAGAACCTTCGACGTAGGCGCGGAGGTAGCCAGGAAAATCTATGCGCTTCCCAGAGGAACGAAAACCAGCATCTTCAACTTGCAGTTGGACAGTAATTTGGGTTTGGCGAGAGTCAGCCATTTGACAGGCGACGGTGCGCTTCCAAATTAGGTCATATACCGCAAATTCTCTGCCGCCTAACCCAGTTTCTTGAGGGGTACGGAAACTGCTACCTGCGGGGCGAATGGCTTCGTGTGCCTCTTGTGCGCCTTTGGATTTGGTGGTGTATTGCCGAGGTTGCGGGCTGAGGTATTGTTTGCCATATTTTTCTTCTACACAACTCCGGGCAGCTGCGATCGCTTGCTCTGACAAATGTACCGAATCTGTACGCATATAGGTAATATACCCTTGCTCGTACAAATTTTGGGCAACCCGCATGGTGTCTCTTGCTGAAAGGCGCAATTTGCGGTTAGATTCTTGTTGCAGCGTTGAAGTGGTAAAGGGTGGGGCGGGTTTGCGGGTAACTGGGCGTTCTTCAATGTCGTTGACATTCCAAGTTTTACCCGTCAGTCGTTCTTTCAGAGCTTCGGCTTGTTCCTCACTCAGCAACACGACATTGCGCCCAGCGGTAATTTTTCCGGTGGCGGGATCAAAATCGCTGCCTGTAGCCACTTTTGTGCCTCCTAGCGCCACTAACTGAGCGTTAAAAGGGGTTTTTTCCTGAAGTAGGCTGGCTTTTAAATCCCAATATGTACCCTCATGGAAAGCACGGCGTTGGCGTTCCTTTGTGACTAACAGCCGCACCGCTACAGACTGGACTCGTCCTGCGGATAAACCCCAAGCGATTTTTTTCCATAGCAAGGGCGATAGGGTATATCCTACCAACCGATCTAAAATTCGTCTGGTTTCTTGGGCGCGAACTAACTGCTCATCAATAGTACGGCAATTTTTCAAAGCCTTTTTGATGGCATCTTGGGTAATTTCGTGGAACACCATTCGCTTTGTCGGCACTTTTGGCTTCAGCAACTGGTATAAATGCCAACTGATGCTTTCACCTTCCCGGTCTTCGTCGGTTGCCAGAATTAATTCATCAACACCTTTGAGGGCTTCTTTAAGCTGGGTGACAACTTTCTTTTTATCCTTGGGGACAACATACACCGGTTCAAAGTCGGCTTCTATATTCACCCCAAGCTGCGCCCATTTTTCCCCTTTGACGGCGGCGGGAATTTCACTAGCTGACTGCGGGAGGTCACGCACATGACCCATTGAGGCTTCTACCCGATAGTCTTTGGGCAGGTAGTTGCGAATGGTACGAGCTTTGGTCGGAGATTCGACAATGACGAGAGTTGACATGGAAATTTTAAAAAAAGAATAGCTGTGAAGCTAAACAGTCAAGTTGAGATAATTTTGGCGAAATGTCAAGATGAAACGTCACGCTGAGGTGGTGATTTAATCCTCACAACTACCCGCTAGGGTGAAAATCTGCTCAACTTCAGGTTTAGTTCTGCCCAGGAGACTGGGTAGGAAATGGTCACGTGTAGAATTGTCAGATATTTCCATCTTTAACTTATCTAACGCATAATTGGCGACTAAAGTTTTCAAAACATACAGCAAGTGTTACACATTGATACCTTCTTTCTTTGAGGACTAAGGGTTCTGAGCAATTGTAAATTCTTATACTTATCTACATACGGAGTAAGTTGAGCGGCAAAGGATACCTCATCTGACTCTAACTAAAGTGCGATCGCTTCCGGCAAATTTGGAGAAAAGGATAGTAAGTCCCCATACCAAAATATATGTCCATTTTTTAAAAAATTATCTAAATCTTTATATTCCTGCTCTGTTGTCCGTTAAAAGATTCCTGTTATTTGGCATAAGTACTTGTTGGCAGAAAAAACTTTCTATATTTAAATACCTTATCCATTTTCTGTCGGTTGGCTTAAGCTACACCGTAACCCAACGCATTTGTTTGTTTTTATGCTGATTGCTCCGCGAACGTTTACGTTCCACAACCCAACCTAAAAATCAAGGCTTTTTCCAATTTGGACAAAGTATTGATATTTTAAAGTTATTAATTAATGAATCTCTTGTCAATGATGGCAAAATTGTGTAATCTCTGCGCCTTAAACGTCATTACAAAAAAAGGGAACAGTCAACAGTGAACAAATAAAAAACTTTAGTTCTGAGTTTAAAGCTCAGTCAAAAAAAAGGATGTTTTTACAAGGAGAGTGACACGAAAAAAACAGTATCATTATTTCAATCTCATGTTTTTAAACATGAGTTTTTTCTGTTAAGAGTTGCTTCCTGTTCCCTCTGAAAAAATAACCTAAGTAAGACTGA contains the following coding sequences:
- the topA gene encoding type I DNA topoisomerase, with the protein product MSTLVIVESPTKARTIRNYLPKDYRVEASMGHVRDLPQSASEIPAAVKGEKWAQLGVNIEADFEPVYVVPKDKKKVVTQLKEALKGVDELILATDEDREGESISWHLYQLLKPKVPTKRMVFHEITQDAIKKALKNCRTIDEQLVRAQETRRILDRLVGYTLSPLLWKKIAWGLSAGRVQSVAVRLLVTKERQRRAFHEGTYWDLKASLLQEKTPFNAQLVALGGTKVATGSDFDPATGKITAGRNVVLLSEEQAEALKERLTGKTWNVNDIEERPVTRKPAPPFTTSTLQQESNRKLRLSARDTMRVAQNLYEQGYITYMRTDSVHLSEQAIAAARSCVEEKYGKQYLSPQPRQYTTKSKGAQEAHEAIRPAGSSFRTPQETGLGGREFAVYDLIWKRTVACQMADSRQTQITVQLQVEDAGFRSSGKRIDFPGYLRAYVEGSDDPEAALEDQEVILPPLKVGDHPTCTELEAVGHETQPPARYTEASLVKTLESEGIGRPSTYASIIGTIIDKGYAQLVSNALIPTFTAFAVTDLLEKHFPDIVDPSFTSKMEQTLDDISTGEAKWLPYLQKFYLGEQGLETLVREQESQIDATIARTVVLENLDAKVRIGKYGPYIEVENGDGVVTASIPKDLTPADLDPKQVEVLLRQKTTGPDQLGRHPETGEPIYVKIGTYGPYVQLGDKTDENPKPKQASLPKGVTHENVTFDMAVGLLALPRTLGVHPLTNCKIQASLGRFGPYVVHDQGKEGKDYRSLKAADNVLTISLERAVELLSEPKKGRASSTSKSKAALRELGTHPEDDSPINIYDGPYGPYIKHGKTNVSIPEGQTVETVTLSTALELLQAKASTKSTRKTTKSTNSKTKSTTKSSTTGGKKKDTSS